From Pseudoalteromonas viridis, the proteins below share one genomic window:
- the epd gene encoding erythrose-4-phosphate dehydrogenase: MTIKLAINGFGRIGRNIVRALYESGRQRDIQIVAINELADPQGIAHLLKYDTSHGRFSFPVHLEAPYLTVGDDKIQLFSEADPSHLPWHALDVDVVLECTGVFHSRFHAQAHLRAGAKKVLFSHPADADVDATIVYGINDQELRGEHTIVSNGSCTTNCIVPVINVLDDAFGIGSGTITTIHASMHDQQVIDAYHPDLRRTRAASQSIIPVDTKLARGIERILPKFHGCFEAIAVRVPTINVTAMDLSVTLNSDVTIEQVNNALQQAANGPLRGILDYTEEPLVSVDFNHDPHSSIIDGTQTRVSQKRLAKLLVWCDNEWGFANRMLDTAAAMTQVN; this comes from the coding sequence ATGACTATCAAACTGGCAATAAATGGTTTTGGTCGTATTGGTCGCAACATAGTGCGAGCTTTGTATGAATCTGGTCGCCAGCGAGACATTCAGATCGTCGCGATAAATGAACTTGCCGATCCGCAGGGCATTGCGCATTTGCTGAAATACGATACCTCACATGGGCGTTTTTCTTTTCCCGTCCACCTTGAAGCACCTTATCTGACTGTGGGTGATGACAAGATCCAGCTGTTTAGCGAAGCCGATCCCAGTCATTTACCCTGGCATGCCCTGGATGTTGACGTTGTTTTAGAATGTACCGGTGTATTTCATTCCCGTTTTCATGCTCAGGCGCACCTACGCGCAGGCGCTAAGAAAGTGCTGTTTTCGCACCCAGCCGACGCAGATGTCGATGCCACCATAGTGTATGGCATTAATGATCAAGAGCTGCGCGGCGAGCACACCATAGTGTCTAATGGCTCCTGTACCACAAACTGTATTGTCCCTGTCATAAATGTATTGGATGATGCTTTTGGAATTGGCTCCGGCACCATTACAACGATCCACGCGTCTATGCATGATCAACAGGTGATCGATGCGTATCACCCGGATCTGCGCCGCACCCGGGCTGCAAGTCAGTCTATTATTCCTGTGGATACGAAACTGGCTCGTGGCATCGAGCGAATTTTGCCAAAGTTTCATGGCTGTTTTGAAGCCATTGCAGTGCGAGTGCCGACCATTAACGTAACGGCCATGGACTTGAGCGTGACTTTGAACAGTGATGTCACCATAGAGCAGGTGAATAATGCGTTACAACAGGCCGCTAATGGTCCGTTACGTGGGATACTGGACTACACTGAAGAGCCGCTGGTCTCAGTGGATTTTAATCATGATCCACATTCCAGTATCATAGATGGTACCCAAACACGCGTCAGCCAGAAGCGGTTGGCGAAATTGCTGGTGTGGTGCGACAACGAGTGGGGATTTGCGAATCGCATGCTCGATACCGCAGCAGCAATGACACAAGTTAATTAA
- a CDS encoding 3'-5' exonuclease, whose translation MSWLTRLRSWHADRHLRLVDVNLVVLDLELTGLDPKRDEIVSAAWVEVRRGRIVLSTARHVVNKEVRQLGQSPVIHGVDDDALAQGLSLCTLLQQLTGLLEQGVLVCHNAILDWGFLKRAFAEHEMTVRPLRILDTMQIERNRLLRQGQTLSADCLTLSACRLRYALPPAYEHNALSDAVSTAELLLAQNSQLGGAQGTLLRQLT comes from the coding sequence GTGAGCTGGTTAACCCGGTTGCGCAGCTGGCATGCCGACCGTCACCTGAGGCTGGTGGATGTCAATCTGGTGGTGCTGGATCTGGAATTGACTGGGCTGGATCCCAAGCGGGATGAAATCGTCTCGGCCGCCTGGGTCGAAGTTCGCCGGGGCCGTATCGTCCTCAGCACGGCCCGCCATGTCGTCAACAAAGAAGTACGTCAACTGGGGCAAAGCCCGGTGATCCACGGAGTAGATGACGACGCACTGGCGCAGGGCTTAAGTTTGTGCACCTTATTACAACAGCTGACTGGGTTGCTGGAGCAAGGCGTTTTAGTCTGTCACAACGCCATCCTCGACTGGGGGTTTCTCAAGCGAGCTTTTGCAGAGCACGAGATGACGGTGCGCCCTTTGCGGATCCTAGATACCATGCAGATAGAGAGAAACCGCTTGCTCAGGCAGGGGCAAACGCTGAGCGCAGATTGCCTGACATTGTCAGCCTGTCGTCTGCGTTATGCTTTACCGCCAGCTTATGAGCATAATGCGCTCAGTGACGCAGTGAGTACCGCCGAACTGTTATTGGCACAAAATAGCCAGCTTGGCGGGGCACAGGGGACGTTACTCAGGCAGCTGACATAA
- a CDS encoding DUF294 nucleotidyltransferase-like domain-containing protein, with protein sequence MTAQVQDVLTFVQQQAPFDQLTHSATDYFVEHLEIIYVSTQNQAQWFRSEQPQLYLVRSGHFDLRSERGELVARLAESDYFGYPSLLTGEPISNQLEVVQAGLVYVLPQDAFDYLRREYKPFEQYFVRAHAKRLLSSHYKESASGWSERPVSELMNRAAVTLQPQASIQEAAKVMKKHRVSSIMVIENDQLTGVVTDRDLRNRVLAEGLDPARAIREIMTVRPKYIFENNRIFSALHLMLKHNIHHLPVLNEDRTPMGMITSTDLLRQQKSDPVQLIGRIYKARSYGEVQQLAKEIPDLLSDFANKIEDISLIGQLLSGLSDALTGRLIDLYQQQHGTAPTPFAWICFGSQAREEQTLHSDQDNGLLLPEGVTDEQRDYFAQLGAFVCQQLDECGIRTCPGNIMASNPACRGTLSEWCDRFSTWIHAPTPHAMLNCKIYFDLRFITGSDVLFGQFLHHLNEIPKNELFYAAMAADINVNTVPIGLFQQFKLQQDKHKHKYLDLKKRGVVIINDVVRLYALQAGISKANTLQRLRALKSHQVLSGEDIANLQDCWRFLTQLRLRTQIDREGLPENCINPEQLSSLERHQLKEAFQLVKQAQQACAFKFARGSL encoded by the coding sequence ATGACGGCTCAAGTTCAGGACGTGCTGACCTTTGTGCAGCAACAGGCGCCATTTGATCAGCTCACCCACAGCGCGACGGATTATTTTGTTGAACACTTAGAGATCATCTATGTCAGCACACAAAATCAGGCGCAGTGGTTTAGAAGCGAGCAGCCTCAGCTGTATCTGGTGCGCTCTGGCCATTTTGATTTGCGCTCCGAACGTGGCGAGCTTGTAGCCCGGCTGGCCGAAAGCGATTATTTTGGTTATCCCTCGTTACTGACGGGCGAGCCGATCAGCAACCAGCTGGAAGTCGTGCAGGCGGGGCTGGTCTATGTGTTGCCGCAAGATGCGTTTGATTATCTGCGCCGTGAGTACAAACCATTTGAGCAGTATTTTGTCCGTGCTCACGCCAAACGTTTGTTGTCCAGCCACTATAAAGAATCGGCAAGTGGCTGGTCCGAACGCCCGGTTAGCGAACTGATGAATCGGGCAGCGGTAACCCTGCAACCCCAGGCCAGTATCCAGGAAGCGGCCAAAGTCATGAAGAAGCATCGGGTTTCGTCGATCATGGTCATCGAAAACGATCAATTAACCGGTGTGGTGACGGATCGCGATCTGCGTAACCGGGTACTGGCCGAGGGCTTAGATCCCGCACGGGCGATCCGCGAGATCATGACGGTCAGGCCGAAATACATCTTTGAGAACAACCGGATCTTTTCGGCACTGCATCTGATGCTGAAACACAACATTCATCATTTGCCGGTGCTCAATGAAGATCGCACCCCCATGGGGATGATCACCAGTACCGATCTATTGCGTCAGCAAAAAAGCGATCCGGTGCAGCTGATCGGACGGATCTACAAGGCGCGCAGTTATGGAGAAGTACAGCAGCTTGCCAAAGAGATCCCCGATCTGTTGAGTGATTTTGCCAATAAGATAGAAGACATTTCTTTGATAGGTCAGCTGCTGAGTGGCCTGAGTGACGCGCTGACGGGACGTTTGATCGACCTATACCAGCAGCAGCATGGCACTGCGCCCACGCCGTTTGCCTGGATCTGTTTTGGCTCACAGGCCCGTGAAGAGCAAACTCTGCACTCGGATCAGGACAATGGTTTACTGTTGCCAGAGGGCGTTACGGATGAGCAACGAGATTACTTTGCACAGCTCGGTGCGTTTGTGTGTCAGCAGCTGGATGAGTGCGGGATCCGAACCTGTCCGGGGAATATCATGGCCAGCAACCCGGCGTGTCGGGGCACACTCAGTGAATGGTGTGACAGGTTCTCCACCTGGATCCACGCGCCAACGCCGCATGCCATGCTTAACTGCAAAATTTATTTTGATCTGCGTTTTATCACCGGATCCGATGTTTTGTTCGGGCAATTTTTACATCACCTCAATGAGATCCCGAAAAATGAATTGTTCTATGCCGCGATGGCGGCCGATATCAACGTCAATACCGTGCCTATTGGCTTGTTCCAGCAGTTTAAGTTGCAACAGGACAAGCACAAACACAAATATCTGGATCTCAAAAAGCGCGGCGTGGTGATCATCAACGACGTAGTGCGCTTGTATGCTCTGCAAGCGGGGATCAGCAAAGCCAATACGCTGCAGCGCTTGCGGGCGCTCAAAAGCCACCAGGTACTTAGCGGCGAGGACATTGCTAATTTGCAAGACTGCTGGCGCTTTTTAACTCAACTGCGTTTACGAACACAGATAGACCGTGAAGGGCTGCCAGAGAATTGTATTAACCCGGAGCAGTTAAGCTCACTGGAGCGTCATCAGCTCAAAGAAGCGTTTCAGTTGGTTAAGCAGGCCCAGCAAGCCTGTGCTTTCAAATTTGCCAGAGGCAGCCTGTGA